The following proteins are encoded in a genomic region of Bernardetia sp. MNP-M8:
- a CDS encoding copper-binding protein, with product MKKIALVALAATFMFACQTKKTEATEEIPVEEMELLEETPTEETIVVEETPQETVYEVRGMIVEIPAADSEGNAMVMVSHEEIPEVMGAMKMAFKSNVAYLSEIAKDDKVSFELVKTDEGYTMRNVTKLPAETELVLMK from the coding sequence ATGAAAAAGATTGCACTTGTAGCTCTTGCAGCTACTTTTATGTTTGCTTGTCAGACCAAAAAAACAGAAGCTACTGAAGAAATTCCTGTTGAAGAAATGGAACTTTTAGAAGAAACTCCAACAGAAGAAACCATTGTTGTGGAGGAAACTCCTCAAGAAACAGTTTATGAAGTTCGTGGAATGATTGTCGAAATTCCAGCAGCCGACTCAGAAGGAAATGCTATGGTTATGGTTAGCCATGAAGAAATTCCTGAAGTAATGGGTGCTATGAAAATGGCATTCAAATCAAATGTTGCTTATTTAAGTGAAATAGCAAAAGATGATAAGGTTTCTTTCGAACTTGTTAAAACTGATGAAGGCTATACAATGAGAAATGTTACTAAACTTCCAGCAGAAACAGAACTTGTATTAATGAAATAA